In Devosia sp. XK-2, one DNA window encodes the following:
- a CDS encoding creatininase family protein, translating into MRKIWWTDFAAREFDNLDPEKTIAILPIAAVEQHGPHLPVGTDTIINTSMMELLAAQAPDDMDIRILPVQAVGKSNEHIWAKGTISHKATNLIDAWTQIGLEVARAGVKKIVFVNSHGGNEEIMGIVARELRVEAGMLAVKSGWRFGAPKGVLSDLERRHGIHGGDSETSLILHFRPDLVDMARAGNFPSIAARDEQQFKYLRPTGAFGHVYAWIASDINPGGAVGEAALATAEKGRLIAERNVAGMIEVLREVERMPLPGSARWLP; encoded by the coding sequence ATGCGCAAGATCTGGTGGACCGATTTCGCCGCCCGCGAATTCGACAATCTCGACCCCGAAAAGACCATCGCCATATTGCCCATTGCCGCGGTAGAGCAGCACGGCCCGCACCTGCCGGTGGGCACCGATACCATCATCAATACCTCGATGATGGAACTGCTCGCCGCGCAGGCACCGGACGACATGGATATCCGCATCCTGCCGGTGCAGGCCGTGGGCAAGTCCAACGAACATATCTGGGCCAAGGGTACAATCTCGCACAAGGCAACCAATCTGATCGATGCCTGGACCCAGATCGGGCTCGAAGTGGCGCGGGCCGGGGTGAAGAAGATCGTCTTCGTCAATTCCCATGGCGGCAATGAAGAGATCATGGGCATCGTCGCGCGCGAGCTGCGGGTCGAGGCCGGCATGCTGGCAGTCAAGAGTGGCTGGCGCTTCGGCGCGCCTAAGGGGGTGCTCAGCGATCTCGAACGCCGCCACGGTATCCATGGCGGGGATTCGGAAACCTCGCTGATCCTGCATTTCCGGCCCGACCTGGTGGATATGGCGCGCGCCGGAAATTTCCCCTCTATCGCCGCACGGGACGAGCAGCAGTTCAAATATCTCCGGCCCACCGGCGCTTTCGGGCACGTCTATGCCTGGATCGCCTCCGATATTAATCCGGGCGGGGCAGTGGGCGAGGCGGCGCTGGCCACGGCGGAGAAAGGGCGGCTCATCGCCGAGCGCAATGTGGCCGGCATGATCGAGGTGCTGCGCGAGGTCGAGCGCATGCCTTTGCCCGGCAGTGCGCGCTGGCTGCCGTAG
- a CDS encoding ABC transporter permease produces MTDTIVPPAVEAAPPRQRSPLWFAWQRFLSNRAAVAGGIVMSVLILMAIFAPLITPVPPEAQMFLTQSLAFPSPEHWFGVDNLGRDFYTRIVYGARVSLSIGFIAAGFSVLIGIPLGALGGYFGGRTDWVIMRVIELFSVVPPLLAAMLLGTLTRGGYTSIVAIAALFGWVQVCLLVRAQVKAFREKEFVRAAQALGASPWYIIRRHLIPNSISPIIVGFVLAIPLAMMLEASLSFLGIGVPPPTPTWGQMINEGINFMFYYWHLAVFPTAALAITVLATSLFGDGLRDALDPTLKGR; encoded by the coding sequence ATGACCGACACCATCGTTCCGCCAGCAGTTGAAGCCGCCCCGCCGCGCCAGCGCAGCCCGCTCTGGTTCGCCTGGCAGCGTTTCCTCTCCAACAGGGCAGCCGTCGCCGGCGGGATCGTGATGAGCGTGCTGATCCTGATGGCGATCTTTGCGCCGCTGATCACGCCGGTGCCGCCCGAGGCGCAAATGTTCCTCACCCAATCTCTGGCCTTTCCCTCGCCCGAGCACTGGTTCGGCGTCGATAATCTGGGGCGCGATTTTTATACGCGCATCGTCTATGGCGCGCGCGTATCACTTTCCATCGGCTTTATCGCCGCCGGCTTTTCGGTGCTGATCGGCATCCCGCTGGGGGCTCTGGGCGGCTATTTCGGTGGCCGGACCGACTGGGTCATCATGCGCGTGATCGAACTGTTTTCGGTGGTGCCGCCGCTGCTCGCCGCCATGCTGCTCGGCACCCTCACCCGCGGGGGCTACACTTCCATCGTCGCCATTGCCGCGCTGTTCGGCTGGGTGCAGGTGTGCCTTCTGGTGCGCGCGCAGGTCAAAGCCTTTCGTGAGAAGGAGTTTGTCCGTGCGGCCCAGGCGCTCGGTGCCTCACCCTGGTACATCATCCGCCGCCACCTCATCCCCAATTCCATCAGCCCGATCATCGTGGGCTTCGTGCTGGCCATCCCCCTGGCCATGATGCTCGAGGCTTCGCTGAGCTTTCTGGGCATCGGCGTGCCCCCGCCGACCCCGACCTGGGGGCAGATGATCAACGAGGGCATCAATTTCATGTTTTATTACTGGCATCTCGCCGTTTTCCCGACGGCGGCGCTGGCCATCACCGTGCTCGCCACCTCGCTTTTCGGCGACGGTTTGCGCGATGCTCTCGATCCCACCCTGAAAGGTCGCTGA
- a CDS encoding ABC transporter permease codes for MLSYILRRLVSVAFTFIVVSLIIFLMMHAVPGGPFDANDMPVSEAVRAKLMAQLGLDQPLYVQYLRYMWGVLQFDFGVPYQSPGESVLQLLSRAWVPSLILGGLGVLIGAPLGILLGMAAALNRNSWIDYLASAVATLGLTIPVFVTSMLLILVFAVWLKWLPASGWPQPERWILPIIAYAAIPVATYARYTRSAMLDTMSRPFVTVLRAKGLSERRIVFQHVLRNSAIPLVTVFLPMFIGTATGSIFVEAMFRVPGLGAYFVSSIETRDYPLEMALMLMITFMYCIAYLVSDIVYALINPRIRVGGAE; via the coding sequence ATGCTAAGCTATATCCTGCGCCGCCTCGTTTCGGTCGCCTTCACTTTCATTGTGGTCTCCCTCATCATCTTCCTGATGATGCATGCCGTGCCCGGTGGCCCGTTCGACGCTAATGACATGCCGGTTTCGGAAGCCGTTCGCGCCAAACTCATGGCCCAGCTCGGTCTCGATCAGCCGCTCTATGTGCAATATCTGCGTTACATGTGGGGCGTGCTGCAGTTCGACTTCGGCGTGCCCTATCAGAGTCCGGGCGAAAGCGTGCTGCAACTCCTTTCCCGTGCCTGGGTGCCCAGCCTCATTCTGGGCGGCCTCGGCGTGCTGATCGGCGCGCCACTTGGCATCCTCCTCGGTATGGCCGCCGCGCTCAATCGCAATAGCTGGATCGACTATCTCGCCTCGGCCGTCGCCACTTTGGGCCTCACCATTCCGGTCTTCGTCACCTCAATGCTGCTGATCCTGGTCTTCGCGGTCTGGCTCAAATGGCTGCCCGCCAGCGGCTGGCCGCAGCCGGAGCGTTGGATATTGCCGATTATCGCCTACGCGGCCATCCCGGTTGCCACCTATGCCCGCTACACGCGCTCGGCCATGCTCGACACGATGAGCCGGCCCTTCGTCACGGTGTTGCGGGCCAAGGGTCTCAGCGAACGCCGCATTGTCTTTCAGCATGTGCTGCGCAATTCGGCCATTCCGCTGGTTACGGTCTTCCTGCCCATGTTCATCGGCACGGCCACTGGCTCGATTTTCGTCGAGGCCATGTTCCGCGTGCCGGGCCTGGGCGCCTATTTCGTCTCCTCCATCGAGACGCGTGACTATCCGCTGGAAATGGCGCTGATGCTCATGATCACCTTCATGTACTGCATCGCTTATCTCGTCTCAGACATCGTCTATGCGCTGATCAATCCGCGTATCCGCGTAGGAGGCGCAGAATGA
- a CDS encoding FadR/GntR family transcriptional regulator — MSRETALSYLEPLENRTRNVAVLDALAEMVERAGLKIGDRLPPEVSLAASLGVGRSTIREALNRWEGLGIIRRRRGDGTYLAARVQTSRGLVPTMVRLEGEALLRLLEIRRTLENDVVRKATLHATANQRREIGRLCDVLLADVNSGRPWRKADHAFHNAIYDASGNPMYGQILTNLDHALERGEISPFNRDAFGLDSFPIHRDLADAIVAEDADQAVAAINRILDSVEDEVRAIIADGKLV, encoded by the coding sequence ATGAGTCGGGAAACCGCCCTGAGCTATCTTGAGCCGCTGGAGAACCGCACGCGCAATGTGGCGGTGCTGGATGCACTTGCCGAAATGGTGGAGCGTGCCGGGCTCAAGATCGGGGATCGCCTGCCGCCCGAAGTTTCATTGGCCGCCTCATTGGGCGTGGGGCGATCCACCATAAGAGAGGCGCTCAATCGCTGGGAGGGGCTAGGTATCATCCGCCGTCGCCGCGGCGATGGCACCTATCTTGCCGCCCGCGTCCAGACCTCGCGTGGCCTTGTGCCCACCATGGTGCGGCTGGAGGGCGAAGCGCTGCTGCGGCTGCTCGAAATCCGCCGGACGCTGGAAAATGACGTGGTTCGCAAGGCAACGCTGCATGCCACGGCCAATCAGCGCCGCGAAATCGGCCGTCTATGCGATGTGCTCCTGGCCGATGTGAATAGTGGCCGCCCCTGGCGCAAGGCCGATCATGCCTTCCACAACGCCATCTACGACGCCTCGGGCAATCCCATGTATGGCCAGATCCTGACCAATCTGGATCACGCCCTTGAGCGGGGTGAAATCTCGCCATTCAACCGCGACGCCTTCGGGCTTGATTCCTTCCCCATCCACCGCGATCTGGCCGACGCCATCGTCGCCGAAGATGCCGATCAGGCTGTCGCGGCCATCAATCGCATACTGGATTCGGTGGAAGATGAGGTCCGCGCCATCATCGCGGATGGCAAGCTGGTCTAG
- a CDS encoding aminotransferase class V-fold PLP-dependent enzyme, whose amino-acid sequence MSDNLARHFLLREDVTFLNHGSFGACPRPVFEAYQAWQLELEQEPVEFLGRRLHDLLRVPREALAEELGCDANDIVGVLNATSGLNIVAQSLDLKPGDQILTTDHEYSALEKTWAYICRKTGAEIVMVKVPMPLTSEKAFTEAIVGGMTERTKVLFLSHITSPTALLFPIENAIKEARRRGIWSVIDGAHTPGHIRLDLDAMGADFYSGNCHKWMMTPKGSAFLYTRRDMQGLLNPLVISHGWTKDSKEPGAQGAFGNSPYIDEIEIQGTRDPAPWLTVPAAIQFRNDNEWWAVADHCRALAQDTARRLGELTGLAPLSSPEFCAPQMVAMPIPECDTLEVHKTLFDRYGIEIPVFKWQDTCIVRLSVQGYNSRPQMDRLIAALTELLDLKAPPLAAQG is encoded by the coding sequence GTGTCCGACAATCTCGCCCGGCATTTCCTCCTGCGTGAGGATGTGACCTTCCTCAATCACGGCTCGTTCGGCGCCTGCCCGCGTCCGGTATTCGAGGCCTATCAGGCCTGGCAGCTCGAACTCGAACAGGAACCCGTTGAGTTTCTGGGCCGGCGCCTGCATGACCTCTTGCGCGTGCCGCGTGAAGCGCTGGCGGAGGAACTCGGTTGCGATGCCAATGACATTGTCGGCGTGCTCAATGCCACGAGCGGCCTCAATATCGTCGCCCAATCGCTCGATCTCAAACCCGGCGACCAGATCCTCACCACCGATCACGAATATTCGGCGCTGGAAAAGACCTGGGCCTATATCTGCCGCAAGACCGGCGCCGAGATTGTCATGGTCAAGGTGCCCATGCCGCTCACAAGCGAGAAAGCCTTCACTGAGGCCATAGTCGGGGGCATGACGGAGCGCACGAAAGTGCTGTTCCTCAGCCATATCACCTCGCCCACGGCCCTGCTGTTCCCCATCGAAAATGCCATCAAGGAAGCGCGCCGGCGCGGCATATGGTCGGTGATCGATGGGGCGCATACACCCGGCCATATAAGGCTCGATCTCGACGCTATGGGTGCCGATTTCTATTCGGGCAATTGCCACAAATGGATGATGACCCCCAAGGGTTCGGCATTCTTGTATACGCGGCGCGACATGCAGGGCCTTCTTAATCCGCTGGTCATCAGCCACGGCTGGACCAAGGATTCCAAAGAGCCAGGCGCCCAGGGCGCCTTCGGCAATTCCCCCTATATCGACGAAATCGAAATCCAGGGCACGCGCGACCCCGCACCTTGGCTGACCGTCCCGGCGGCGATCCAGTTTCGTAATGACAATGAGTGGTGGGCGGTGGCCGACCATTGCCGGGCGCTGGCGCAGGACACGGCGCGACGCCTGGGCGAGTTGACCGGGCTCGCCCCCCTTAGCAGCCCCGAATTCTGCGCCCCACAAATGGTCGCCATGCCCATTCCCGAATGCGATACACTGGAGGTGCACAAGACCCTTTTCGATCGCTATGGCATCGAAATTCCGGTCTTTAAGTGGCAGGACACCTGCATCGTCCGTCTCTCGGTGCAGGGCTATAATTCACGACCGCAAATGGACAGGCTGATCGCCGCGCTGACCGAATTGCTCGACCTCAAAGCACCGCCGCTGGCGGCGCAAGGCTGA